ACCGTGTTTTCACACCGGCTAACGCCGGGCCTCCTGACAATGAGACCGTTGTATTCGGCTTAACAACTTTAATCAAATAACCGGTGCTTTTATTAAAGTAGTATTTTATACGATTAGCAGTTATTACAACTTCTTCAGCATTTTCTTTGCCCATAATTGGCATTTTCACCCACGGGATTTTTGCTTTTGCTATTTTGGCCGGCGCGGTGATAGGCCAGCTCCAGGTGAATACTTCTTTTTTGTTGACGTCGTACGCGGTTAAATATAGGGCATCATTGTTAGCCCAACCCGCGGGTAATTTTAAGTTGAGGATACCTGTTGCCCCAGGCGCTAATGATAAAGGGGTCGGTTTTCCGGTTAGTGTTATTACGGAAGCTGTTGTTTTTACCGAAGCGCCCGGAAATTTAACAAGCTTCCATTTAAATGTGCAGGCCTGGAGATTGGTGAATGAATATCGATTTTCGATAGCTAACTTCCCGTCAAATTTTTCGTTAATAGGCTGCGGATCAATATAGATAGGCGACCATATTTCCTTTATTGTATAGTAACTGGCTTCTTTTTCGCGATGCGGGCCAACTATACCATCCGGTGCATGGTTACCATCGGCATCATAAGCATTATTTTTATCAGTCCGAATAAGCGCTTCATCACCCAGCACCCATATAAAGCCGCCCGCATTAGCTTTATATCTTAACATGGCATTCCAAAAATCATCCAGGCCGGCGCCTGCACCACCATCATAAAGGCCATGCATAAATTCTGTGGGGAAAAATACGCCACCATCTGCGTCTTTTAGTAACGTGTTTGCCACGTAGTTATAATCCGGATAGTGCTTGGTATTGGTGTTGTTAAATTTTTCCCAGGGATGCAGTACAGTTCTGTTTTGCGGATCATACAACCTGTAATCATTATCCAGGCCGCGGTTAAAACCACCTTCGTTGCCGTTGTCCCAAAACAGGATAGATGGATGATTAACATCACGTACTACCAATTCCTTAACTAATTTACGGCCTACAATGTTATCATAGCTTGCCTGCCAGCCTGTTAATTCATCTAACACATATACGCCAACAGAATCACATATATCTAAAAACTCCTGGTCGGGCGGGTAATGTGACATTCGTACCGCATTCATGTTCATTCCTTTAATAGCTTGTACATCTAACATGTGAACGCCGCGGCTAAGTGTGCGGCCACTTTCCGGCCAAAAACTGTGGCGATTAACACCTTTTAATACAATCCTTGCACCGTTCAGATACAGTCCATCATTTTTACGTATTTCGATTGTACGGAACCCGAACTTTTGTTTAACCTGATGTAATACGGCACCGTTTTTACTTTTTATACTAATAACAGCCCGATACAAATTCGGATACTCAGCACTCCATTTTAAGGGGTTAACAAATGTTGTGTTTAGCTGTTGAAATTCCCTATCGCTTTGCGCTATTGTTTTGAATGGCTTGCCAACTTTCTGCCCGTTTAATTTTTGAACCTGGCCTTCAATAGTTTCGCCGCCCTTTAGGTTAGCAGCGTAAACATCCATTGTGAATGTACCATCTGCAGCCGCATTAACGGCCAAACGGTCGATATATGTTTCGGGCGTTATCTCCAGATATACCGGACGAAAGATACCGCCGAAGATCCAAAAATCGCCGTTCTCAGCTTTATTTACGGATTTATTGGCCGACTGCTTATCTACAGTAACTTCTAATAAATTTTGACCAGTTAATTTTAAAAGATCGGTAATATCATATTTAAACCTGTAAAATCCACCCTGATGGATATCACCGGCCTGCTTGCCGTTCACCATTACCCTGGTGTCTGTCATTGATCCTTCAAACACAATAAAAATATGTTTGCCTTTCCATCCGGGCTCGGTTGCGAAAGTAGTTTTATATTGACCCTGTTCTTTATACTTTACCTTATCGTGCCCGTAATTGTAATTGCCAAAACCATGCGTTTCCCATTGAGATGGTACAGGTATCTTAGTCCATTGGCCGCTTTTACGCCCTTCGGTACAATAAAAATCCCAAAGCACAGTGTGGTCTTTATCCGTACCCGACAAATATCTCTTTATTGTTTGTTGTGAGAAAGCGCTTACAGAATAGAGCAGGAATAGGCAAAACAAGTAGGTCGGTTTCATTTTTTGGTTATTTGTTTTGAAACTAACCATTACTATTGTTCAGTGCAAACCTAATCTACGGTAACGTTTGCGTAACTGTTGTAAAGAAACTGACTTTAGATTAATAGAGTATATCCTAAATGTTAGAAAAGTGCAGCTGTATCTGCTTACAAGCTTTGTGTTGTGACAGACCAATTTATAAGGATAAAATCTTGTTTAGGAGCGCTACAAACCGGGCAATCATAATCATTAAGCACGTTAAAATCAGTGCCGGCCGCAATACCTTTCAGCTCATCGCCGTAAGCATCATCATAAATACTTAAACAATGAACACATTGATACACCTGCTTAGTGTCAGGCAATGAGCCGTACGTATTATCGGCTTTGCCTGTGACTGCTA
This Mucilaginibacter defluvii DNA region includes the following protein-coding sequences:
- a CDS encoding glycoside hydrolase family 2 protein — protein: MKPTYLFCLFLLYSVSAFSQQTIKRYLSGTDKDHTVLWDFYCTEGRKSGQWTKIPVPSQWETHGFGNYNYGHDKVKYKEQGQYKTTFATEPGWKGKHIFIVFEGSMTDTRVMVNGKQAGDIHQGGFYRFKYDITDLLKLTGQNLLEVTVDKQSANKSVNKAENGDFWIFGGIFRPVYLEITPETYIDRLAVNAAADGTFTMDVYAANLKGGETIEGQVQKLNGQKVGKPFKTIAQSDREFQQLNTTFVNPLKWSAEYPNLYRAVISIKSKNGAVLHQVKQKFGFRTIEIRKNDGLYLNGARIVLKGVNRHSFWPESGRTLSRGVHMLDVQAIKGMNMNAVRMSHYPPDQEFLDICDSVGVYVLDELTGWQASYDNIVGRKLVKELVVRDVNHPSILFWDNGNEGGFNRGLDNDYRLYDPQNRTVLHPWEKFNNTNTKHYPDYNYVANTLLKDADGGVFFPTEFMHGLYDGGAGAGLDDFWNAMLRYKANAGGFIWVLGDEALIRTDKNNAYDADGNHAPDGIVGPHREKEASYYTIKEIWSPIYIDPQPINEKFDGKLAIENRYSFTNLQACTFKWKLVKFPGASVKTTASVITLTGKPTPLSLAPGATGILNLKLPAGWANNDALYLTAYDVNKKEVFTWSWPITAPAKIAKAKIPWVKMPIMGKENAEEVVITANRIKYYFNKSTGYLIKVVKPNTTVSLSGGPALAGVKTRLKNFNYKQEDGSHTIEADYDGDASLHVRWVFAWGKPVQLQYTYRQSGDVDFHGISFNYPESKVTGAKWLGRGPYKVWKNRLRGQQFGVWYKKYNNGITGEKWDYPEFKGYHQEVNWITIENNEAPFTVYSDDKNIFVQLYKQDRANATLDRVEPPMPAGDISFLQGISAVGTKFQDAKDLGPQSQKNKLTGEAISGTLLFEF